From one Populus alba chromosome 17, ASM523922v2, whole genome shotgun sequence genomic stretch:
- the LOC118054965 gene encoding histone-lysine N-methyltransferase ATXR3 isoform X2, with amino-acid sequence MGSGGVACMPLQHGSNNIIMEERFPVQEQPTAAAAAMTTTATTACGGGKTVNSNSNISSADNDNNNNGSSGDKKDNGKVNGSSNGVTGKLKRVKRIIKVKKVVRKVVLGEKKGVGLSKEVKGVGGSGSKEVVVLEKKESGLKTEEKSKEVAAEKKESGLKSSSDSKIVENGDGLGSGDSKVQSGSNNIKEEVEEGELGTLRWPSKGEIENGEFVPTPEKPRRSEIERGEIGSGKWKKGDIEKGEIVSGNKWRKGEAVRDEIEKGEFIPDRWNIKDEYGYSKSRGRYDMSSERTPPSGKYSSEDVYRRKELSRSGGMRWESGQERSTRISSKIVDEEGSYKSEYSNGKSHEREHASGNRLKRHVTDSDNTERKYYGDYAISKSRRLSEDGSRYAYSEHYSRHSVERFYKSSSYSRVSSSDKYSSRHHEPTLSSKVVYDRHSHSDRSPHDRPRYYDHRDRSPIRYEKSPYGREKTPFGHERSPYGRERSPYGRERSPYWRDRSPDGHDRSPYGREKSPYGRERSPYVLEKSPYDRSSYNEHRKRSPAYFERSPQDRTRHHDRSDRTPSYLERSPHDRARPTNHREASRKGGAHEKRSSQYGNKKQDDKISQKDPAVKDTELSAKESQDKSSVHNLDGLDEKNASSETRLEEKSESPVINAKSSPKVDGPPPEELLSMEEDMDICDTPPHVPVVADTSTGRWFYLDHFGVECGPSKLCELKALVDEGILMSDHFIKHLDSDRWLTIENAVSPLVTVNFPSVVPDVITQLVSPPEAPGNLLADTGDIVQSCSQIGEGVPGNLLQPLLCPNHSAVASEPLEDLQIDERVGALLEGFSVVPGSEIETVGEALQMKFEHAQWEGWIKAEGFTWHLAATAEQQDQNSNELLGHSDLITKDAVEAWPGSLADKDDGFASSVDSADWFSGRWSCKGGDWKRNDESVQDRFTRRKLVLNDGFPLCHMTKSGCEDPRWQRKDDLYFPSQSRKLDLPPWAFSSTDERNDTGGVSKSTLNKPPITRGVKGTVLPVVRINACVVQDHVSETRTKVRGKDRYHSRAARTHSATTDVKRSSVESDSQSKVVSDPDSHGCWKSTAPLNTPKDCLCTADDLQLNLGEWYYLDGAGHEQGPSSFSELQNLADIGTIQKYSSVFRKFDRVWVPITSATETFGASVKIQKSNVEPVIGSSGTLSKSQTASTIESNRSSSSFHNLHPQFIGFTRGKLHELVMKSYKNREFAAAINEALDPWIVAKRPPKEIDKHMYLKSEIDARAGKRARMQPAQHDEDYEMEEGTLHKDETTFEQLCGDTNFHREESMRSEIEAGSWGLLDGHMLARVFHFLRSDMKSLVFASLTCKKWRSAVSFYKGISIQVDLSSGPPDCTDMMVRSIMNGYNKEKINAMVLAGCKNITSGMLEEILRSFPCLSSIDIRGCTQFMELAFRFPNISWLKSRTRISVESNSKLRSLKQISERDDFGELKEYFDSVNKRDSANQLFRRSLYKRSKVFDARKSSSILPRDARMRRWAVKKSENSYRRMEGFLASGLKDIMKENTFDFFVPKLTEIEDRMKSGYYVGHGLKAVKEDISRMCRDAIKVKNRGAGDMNHIITLFLQLASRLEESSKFSYERDELMKSWKDDLSTALDSAPIKHKKKAIEKKYMNRSNGTIVANGSFDFGEYASDREIKKRISKLNRKSMDSGSETSDDRSSEDGRSGGGSTASDTESDLDFRSEGRPGESRGDEYFMTDEDEREWGARMTNASLVPPVTRKYEVIDQYVIVADEEDVQRKMSVSLPDDYAEKLDAQKNGTEELDMELPEVKDYKPRKQLGDEVIEQEVYGIDPYTHNLLLDSMPEEVDWPLSQKHMFIEDVLLCTLNKQVRHYTGAGNTPMTYPLQPVVEEIEQAAMEDCDTRTMKICRGILRAIDSRPDDKYVAYRKGLGVVCNKEAGFRDDDFVVEFLGEVYPAWKWFEKQDGIRLLQKDSKEPAPEFYNIYLERPKGDADGYDLVVVDAMHKANYASRICHSCKPNCEAKVTAVGGQYQIGIYSVREIQHGEEITFDYNSVTESKEEYEASVCLCGSQVCRGSYLNLTGEGAFQKVLKECHGLLDRHYLMLRACELNSVSEEDYLDLGRAGLGSCLLGGLPDWVVAYSARLVRFINLERTKLPEEILRHNLEEKKKYFAEICIEVERSDAEVQAEGVYNQRLQNLAVTLDKVRYVMRCIFGDPKLAPPPLEKLTPEETVSFLWKEEGSLVEELLQCMSPHMDGEMLNDLKSKIYAHDPSGSDDIPKAIQKSLLWLRDEVRSLPCTYKCRHDAAADLIHVYAYTKSFFRVREYDAFTSPPVYISPLDLGPKCADKLGGLPHKYQKTYGENYCMGQLIFWHIQTNTEPDSTLAKASKGCLSLPDIGSFYSKVQKPSQQRIYGPKTLKMMLERMEKYPQKPWPKDQIWSFKSSPKVFGSPMLDAVLNKSPLDREMVHWLKHRPTVYQAMWDR; translated from the exons ATGGGTAGTGGAGGTGTCGCATGTATGCCTTTGCAACACGGTAGTAATAATATCATCATGGAAGAAAGATTTCCTGTTCAAGAACAGCctacagcagcagcagcggcaATGACGACGACGGCTACGACAGCTTGCGGAGGTGGGAAAACTGTAAACAGCAATAGTAACATCAGTAGTgctgataatgataataataataatggcaGTAGTGGTGACAAAAAGGATAATGGGAAAGTTAATGGTAGCAGCAATGGGGTGACTGGGAAGCTGAAGAGGGTGAAGAGGATAATTAAGGTGAAAAAAGTGGTGAGGAAAGTAGTGTTGGGGGAGAAGAAAGGAGTGGGATTGAGCAAAGAAGTTAAGGGCGTTGGTGGTAGTGGTAGCAAGGAAGTAGTGGTGCTGGAGAAGAAAGAATCAGGGTTGAAGACGGAAGAGAAGAGCAAGGAAGTGGCAGCAGAGAAGAAAGAATCAGGATTGAAGAGTAGTAGTGATAGCAAGATAGTTGAAAATGGTGATGGTTTGGGTTCTGGGGATAGTAAGGTACAGAGTggtagtaataatattaaagagGAAGTTGAAGAGGGGGAATTGGGGACATTGAGGTGGCCATCGAAAGGGGAAATTGAGAATGGAGAGTTCGTTCCTACACCAGAGAAGCCAAGGAGAAGTGAGATTGAAAGAGGAGAGATTGGTAGTGGGAAATGGAAGAAAGGGGATATAGAGAAAGGGGAGATTGTTTCTGGTAATAAATGGCGGAAAGGGGAAGCTGTTcgagatgaaattgagaaaggTGAGTTCATTCCAGACAGGTGGAATATTAAAGATGAGTATGGCTACAGCAAGTCTCGTGGCAGGTATGACATGAGTAGCGAGCGTACGCCGCCTTCTGGGAAGTATTCTAGTGAGGATGTTTACAGAAGGAAAGAGTTGAGTAGAAGTGGGGGTATGAGGTGGGAGAGTGGCCAGGAAAGGAGTACGAGGATAAGCTCAAAGATTGTTGACGAAGAAGGTTCATATAAGAGTGAGTACAGCAATGGCAAGAGCCATGAAAGAGAGCATGCTTCTGGTAACAGATTGAAGCGTCATGTCACTGATTCTGATAATACCGAGCGCAAATATTACGGGGATTATGCCATTTCTAAAAGCAGGAGACTTTCCGAGGATGGTTCTCGCTATGCTTACTCAGAGCACTATTCACGTCACTCAGTAGAGAGGTTCTATAAAAGCTCTTCTTATTCGAGAGTATCTTCATCAGACAAGTACTCATCCAGGCATCACGAACCCACTTTGTCCTCTAAGGTTGTTTATGATAGGCATAGTCATTCTGACCGGTCCCCACATGATAGGCCCCGATACTATGATCACAGGGACCGAAGTCCAATCCGTTATGAGAAATCTCCCTATGGCCGAGAAAAGACACCATTTGGACACGAGAGATCTCCATATGGGCGAGAAAGGTCTCCATATGGACGTGAGAGGTCACCATATTGGCGGGACAGATCCCCAGATGGACATGATAGATCCCCCTATGGACGTGAGAAATCCCCATATGGACGAGAGAGATCTCCGTATGTACTTGAGAAATCACCATATGACCGAAGCAGCTATAATGAGCATAGAAAAAGGAGTCCTGCTTATTTCGAAAGGTCCCCACAGGATCGAACCCGGCACCATGATCGCAGTGATCGGACACCAAGTTACTTGGAGCGATCCCCACATGATCGGGCTAGGCCCACTAATCACAGAGAAGCAAGTCGAAAGGGGGGGGCACATGAGAAGCGGAGCTCTCAGTATGGTAATAAAAAGCAGGATGATAAGATCAGCCAAAAGGATCCTGCAGTAAAGGACACTGAACTCTCAGCTAAAGAATCTCAAGATAAAAGCAGTGTGCATAATCTTGATGGTTTGGATGAAAAGAATGCCAGCAGTGAAACTCGCTTAGAAGAGAAATCTGAGAGCCCCGTTATAAATGCCAAATCGTCTCCTAAAGTTGATGGACCTCCTCCAGAAGAGCTGCTATCAATGGAGGAAGATATGGATATATGTGATACGCCACCACATGTCCCTGTGGTAGCTGACACATCGACTGGTAGATGGTTTTACCTAGATCATTTTGGTGTGGAATGTGGCCCTTCGAAGTTATGTGAGCTTAAGGCGCTTGTTGATGAAGGAATTCTTATGTCTGATCACTTCATCAAGCACTTGGATAGTGATAGGTGGTTAACTATTGAGAATGCAGTTTCACCGTTGGTGACTGTGAATTTCCCATCAGTTGTGCCAGATGTTATAACTCAGCTAGTAAGCCCTCCAGAGGCACCTGGTAATCTATTGGCAGATACTGGAGATATCGTGCAATCTTGTTCTCAGATTGGCGAGGGAGTGCCAGGGAATTTGCTGCAGCCACTGCTCTGCCCTAATCACAGCGCAGTCGCATCTGAGCCTCTAGAAGATCTCCAGATTGACGAAAGAGTTGGAGCCCTGCTGGAGGGTTTTTCTGTTGTTCCTGGCAGTGAGATAGAGACTGTtggag AAGCTCTGCAAATGAAATTTGAACATGCGCAATGGGAGGGATGGATAAAAGCagaag GTTTTACTTGGCATCTAGCTGCCACTGCTGAACAACAGGATCAAAACAGTAATGAATTACTAGGACATTCTGATTTGATAACAAAAGACGCTGTTGAAGCATGGCCAGGTTCTCTTGCTGACAAGGATGATGGCTTTGCCTCTTCTGTTGATTCCGCTGACTGGTTTTCTGGTCGATGGTCTTGCAAGGGTGGGGACTGGAAGAGGAATGATGAATCTGTCCAGGATAGATTTACCAGAAGGAAACTTGTTCTCAATGATGGATTCCCATTATGCCACATGACAAAGTCTGGGTGTGAGGACCCACGATGGCAGAGAAAAGATGATTTGTATTTTCCTTCTCAAAGCAGGAAGCTTGACCTCCCTCCTTGGGCTTTCTCCAGTACAGATGAGAGAAATGATACTGGTGGTGTCAGTAAATCAACTCTCAATAAACCTCCAATAACAAGGGGAGTGAAAGGAACCGTGCTACCAGTAGTTAGGATAAATGCATGCGTGGTTCAGGACCATGTTTCTGAAACCCGTACTAAAGTTCGAGGGAAGGACAGATATCATTCAAGAGCTGCTCGGACACATTCTGCAACTACTGATGTGAAGAGATCATCAGTAGAGAGTGATTCTCAATCCAAAGTTGTCAGTGACCCAGATTCACATGGCTGTTGGAAGTCTACTGCGCCCCTTAATACTCCCAAAGACTGTCTCTGTACAGCAGATGACTTACAATTGAATTTGGGTGAGTGGTACTACTTAGATGGTGCTGGGCATGAACAAGGGCCATCATCATTTTCAGAGCTTCAGAACTTGGCAGATATAGGTACCATCCAAAAGTATAGTAGTGTTTTCAGGAAATTTGATAGAGTGTGGGTTCCAATTACCTCAGCCACCGAGACTTTTGGAGCCAGTGTCAAAATTCAAAAGTCAAATGTTGAGCCAGTTATTGGTTCTTCAGGAACCCTTTCAAAATCCCAGACTGCTTCCACCATTGAGAGTAACAGAAGTTCCAGTTCATTTCACAACCTTCATCCACAGTTCATTGGTTTTACCCGTGGGAAGCTACATGAATTGGTAATGAAATCATACAAAAACAGGGAGTTTGCAGCTGCCATAAATGAGGCTTTGGATCCTTGGATTGTTGCAAAACGGCCTCCAAAAGAGATCGATAAACATATGTATCTCAAATCAG AAATAGATGCACGTGCTGGAAAAAGAGCCCGGATGCAGCCTGCCCAACATGACGAGGATTATGAAATGGAGGAAGGCACATTGCATAAGGATGAAACCACTTTTGAGCAACTATGTGGTGATACCAATTTCCACAGAGAAGAGAGCATGCGTTCTGAGATTGAGGCGGGAAGCTGGGGTTTATTGGATGGTCATATGCTGGCACGAGTCTTTCATTTCCTGAGATCTGACATGAAATCCCTAGTCTTTGCTTCCTTGACTTGTAAAAAGTGGAGATCTGCTGTTAGTTTTTACAAGGGCATATCAATTCAAGTTGATCTTTCCTCTGGGCCCCCCGACTGTACCGACATGATGGTGAGGAGTATCATG aatggttataacaaagaaaaaattaatgcaatGGTGCTGGCGGGTTGTAAGAATATCACATCTGGCATGCTTGAAGAAATTCTTCGCTCTTTCCCATGTTTATCTTCTATAGATATTAGAGGTTGCACCCAGTTCATGGAGTTGGCCTTTCGATTTCCAAATATTAGCTGGCTCAAGAGCCGCACCAGGATCTCTGTGGAGTCAAATTCTAAATTAAGGAGTCTTAAACAAATCAGTGAGAGAGATGATTTTGGGGAACTCAAGGAGTATTTTGATAGTGTGAACAAGAGAGACTCAGCCAATCAATTATTTCGTCGAAGTTTGTACAAACGCTCAAAAGTGTTTGATGCTAGAAAGTCATCATCCATTCTACCCAGGGATGCTCGTATGAGGCGATGGGCAGTCAAGAAATCTGAAAATAGCTATAGAAGGATGGAGGGGTTTCTAGCTTCAGGTTTAAAGGACATAATGAAGGAAAatacctttgatttttttgtgccTAAG ttgaCAGAAATTGAGGATAGGATGAAGAGTGGCTATTATGTTGGGCATGGATTGAAGGCTGTCAAGGAGGATATTAGTCGAATGTGCAGGGATGCAATTAA AGTGAAGAATCGGGGTGCTGGAGACATGAATCACATCATTACATTGTTTCTCCAGCTAGCCTCTCGGTTGGAAGAGAGTTCTAAGTTTTCTTACGAAAGAGATGAGCTCATGAAGTCATGGAAAGATGATTTATCTACAGCATTGGACTCTGCTCCAATTAAACATAAGAAGAAAGCTATTGAAAAGAAGTACATGAATAGGAGCAATGGAACTATAGTTGCTAATGGTAGTTTTGATTTTGGAGAATATGCATCTGATCGGGAAATTAAGAAGCGGATATCCAAACTGAATAGAAAATCCATGGATTCAGGAAGTGAAACTTCTGATGACCGGTCTTCTGAAGATGGCAGGAGTGGTGGTGGGAGTACTGCCTCAGATACAGAAAGCGATTTGGATTTCCGATCAGAAGGCCGACCTGGGGAGTCAAGAGGAGATGAATACTTTATGACAGATGAGGATGAACGTGAATGGGGTGCTCGCATGACAAATGCGAGTCTGGTTCCACCTGTTACTAGGAAGTATGAAGTCATAGACCAATATGTTATTGTAGCAGATGAGGAGGATGTCCAGCGAAAAATGTCTGTGTCCTTGCCAGATGACTATGCTGAGAAGCTTGATGCACAGAAAAATGGCACTGAGGAACTGGATATGGAACTTCCTGAAGTTAAGGATTACAAACCTAGAAAACAGCTTGGGGATGAAGTTATAGAACAGGAAGTTTATGGAATTGATCCCTATACCCACAATCTTTTACTTGATTCCATGCCTGAAGAAGTGGACTGGCCTCTGTCACAAAAACACATGTTTATTGAAGATGTGTTACTCTGTACTCTGAATAAGCAAGTCAGGCACTATACTGGCGCCGGGAACACTCCAATGACATATCCTTTACAGCCTGTTgttgaagaaattgaacaagCTGCTATGGAGGATTGTGACACAAGAACAATGAAAATCTGCCGGGGTATCTTGAGAGCCATAGATAGTCGACCTGATGACAAATATGTTGCTTACCGGAAG GGGCTTGGTGTTGTATGCAACAAAGAAGCTGGTTTTCGAGATGATGACTTTGTTGTGGAGTTTTTGGGAGAG GTATATCCTGCGTGGAAATGGTTTGAGAAGCAAGATGGGATTCGATTATTACAGAAGGACAGTAAAGAACCAGCTCCAGAATTTTACAACATTTATCTTGAGAGGCCAAAG GGTGATGCTGATGGTTATGATTTGGTTGTTGTTGATGCCATGCACAAGGCAAACTATGCAAGTCGAATCTGTCACTCATGCAAACCTAATTGTGAAGCAAA AGTTACTGCTGTAGGTGGTCAGTACCAGATTGGAATCTACTCTGTGCGTGAAATCCAACATGGCGAGGAGATAACCTTTGATTACAATTCTGTGACAGAG AGTAAAGAAGAATATGAAGCATCTGTCTGTTTGTGTGGTAGCCAAGTTTGCAGGGGCAGCTACTTAAATTTGACTGGTGAAGGGGCTTTTCAAAAG GTGTTGAAGGAGTGTCATGGATTACTGGATCGGCATTATTTGATGCTCAGAGCTTGTGAATTAAATTCTGTGTCTGAAGAAGATTATCTGGACTTGGGTAGGGCTGGTTTGGGTAGTTGTTTACTTGGTGGGTTGCCAGATTGGGTGGTTGCATATTCAGCTCGTCTGGTTAGATTTATAAATCTGGAAAGAACAAAGCTTCCTGAGGAAATTCTAAGGCATAAtttggaagagaaaaagaaatattttgcaGAAATATGCATTGAGGTTGAGAGAAGTGATGCTGAGGTTCAG GCTGAAGGTGTCTACAACCAGAGGCTTCAAAATTTGGCTGTTACACTTGACAAG GTGAGATATGTAATGAGGTGTATATTTGGTGACCCAAAGCTGGCTCCACCTCCACTGGAGAAGCTTACCCCGGAAGAAACTGTTTCCTTCCTCTGGAAAGAAGAGGGATCACTTGTTGAGGAACTTCTGCAGTGCATGTCTCCTCATATGGATGGAGAAATGCTAAATGACCTTAAGTCCAAGATTTATGCACATGATCCATCAGGTTCTGATGACATTCCGAAAGCAATCCAGAAATCATTATTGTG gtTGAGGGATGAGGTTCGCAGTCTTCCATGTACATACAAGTGCCGGCATGATGCTGCAGCTGACTTAATTCATGTTTATGCTTATACAAAGAGCTTCTTTAGAGTTAGG GAATATGATGCATTTACTTCTCCACCGGTCTACATTAGTCCACTTGACTTGGGCCCCAAATGTGCTGATAAGTTAGGGGGTCTTCCCCACAAGTATCAAAAGACCTATGGCGAGAACTATTGTATGGGGCAGTTGATATTTTGGCATATCCAGACTAACACTGAGCCTGATTCTACTCTTGCTAAAGCGAGTAAGGGCTGCTTGTCATTACCTGATATCGGGTCCTTCTACTCAAAGGTTCAGAAGCCATCACAGCAGCGCATTTATGGCCCAAAGACTCTGAAAATGATGTTGGAAAGAATG GAGAAGTACCCTCAGAAACCGTGGCCCAAGGACCAAATATGGTCATTTAAGAGTTCTCCAAAAGTTTTTGGGAGCCCAATGCTAGATGCTGTATTGAACAAGTCCCCACTAGACAGAGAAATGGTACATTGGTTGAAGCACAGACCTACAGTATATCAAGCGATGTGGGATCGATGA